From a region of the Zonotrichia albicollis isolate bZonAlb1 chromosome 5, bZonAlb1.hap1, whole genome shotgun sequence genome:
- the EPGN gene encoding epigen isoform X1 — MAFGMLIYILLKVSIYLHYTAMGALSEESAITASSLSTDLRINWTKNNAEVDYSEQPKLLKLMQTCLEEHHSYCINGLCAFHSELRKPICKCLAGYNGERCEHLTLNSYAHNSYERYIAVGIGIGILTSGILAIIYCYVRKRCRKLQSPYKVCVGETAL, encoded by the exons ATGGCGTTTGGAATGCTAATCTATATTTTGCTGAAAG TAAGCATCTATTTGCATTACACAGCAATGGGGGCACTGAGTGAAGAGTCTGCTATTACTGCTTCATCCCTCAGCACGGACTTACGGATTAATTGGACAAAAAACAATGCTGAAG TAGATTATTCAGAGCAGCCAAAGCTCTTGAAGCTGATGCAGACCTGCCTTGAGGAGCACCACAGCTATTGCATCAATGGGCTCTGCGCCTTCCACAGCGAGCTGAGGAAGCCCATATGCAA GTGCCTTGCAGGTTACAATGGAGAGAGGTGTGAACATTTAACACTAAATTCATATGCACATAATTCTTATGAGCGCTACATTGCTGTGGGGATTGGGATTGGAATACTGACCAGTGGAATACTCGCCATCATCTACTGCTATGTAAGAAAGAG ATGCAGGAAACTGCAATCCCCCTACAAGGTGTGTGTGGGTGAGACGGCGCTGTGA
- the EPGN gene encoding epigen isoform X2, which produces MAFGMLIYILLKAMGALSEESAITASSLSTDLRINWTKNNAEVDYSEQPKLLKLMQTCLEEHHSYCINGLCAFHSELRKPICKCLAGYNGERCEHLTLNSYAHNSYERYIAVGIGIGILTSGILAIIYCYVRKRCRKLQSPYKVCVGETAL; this is translated from the exons ATGGCGTTTGGAATGCTAATCTATATTTTGCTGAAAG CAATGGGGGCACTGAGTGAAGAGTCTGCTATTACTGCTTCATCCCTCAGCACGGACTTACGGATTAATTGGACAAAAAACAATGCTGAAG TAGATTATTCAGAGCAGCCAAAGCTCTTGAAGCTGATGCAGACCTGCCTTGAGGAGCACCACAGCTATTGCATCAATGGGCTCTGCGCCTTCCACAGCGAGCTGAGGAAGCCCATATGCAA GTGCCTTGCAGGTTACAATGGAGAGAGGTGTGAACATTTAACACTAAATTCATATGCACATAATTCTTATGAGCGCTACATTGCTGTGGGGATTGGGATTGGAATACTGACCAGTGGAATACTCGCCATCATCTACTGCTATGTAAGAAAGAG ATGCAGGAAACTGCAATCCCCCTACAAGGTGTGTGTGGGTGAGACGGCGCTGTGA